In one Chitinophaga sancti genomic region, the following are encoded:
- a CDS encoding IS5 family transposase, whose product MRPKYKLLTDSQWQSIEKLLTDKRKRKYCLRKIFNAILWVCGTGCQWRNLSSEFPYWQIVYYYFNKWKENGFFEKVMSKVVRKERMRQGRNYAPSAAAIDSQRIKRSPSINIETGIDGGKHINGRKRHLAVDSQGLPIAISVSAADIHDLVGGFDILWRIEKNSSGMKLIRTDMA is encoded by the coding sequence ATGAGACCGAAGTACAAATTATTGACCGATTCGCAATGGCAAAGTATAGAAAAACTATTAACAGACAAAAGAAAGCGTAAATATTGTCTTCGAAAGATATTTAATGCTATTCTATGGGTTTGCGGAACGGGTTGTCAATGGCGCAATTTAAGCAGCGAATTCCCTTACTGGCAGATCGTTTACTATTATTTTAACAAGTGGAAGGAAAATGGATTCTTTGAAAAGGTTATGAGTAAGGTTGTAAGAAAGGAACGAATGAGGCAGGGCCGAAATTATGCACCTTCTGCAGCAGCGATTGATAGCCAGCGTATAAAAAGAAGTCCATCTATAAATATTGAAACAGGCATTGATGGCGGAAAGCATATTAATGGACGAAAAAGGCACCTGGCGGTGGATAGCCAGGGCTTACCAATAGCAATCAGCGTCAGTGCAGCAGATATTCATGACTTAGTAGGTGGATTTGACATATTGTGGAGAATAGAAAAAAATAGTTCAGGAATGAAGCTTATTCGTACTGACATGGCCTAA